A genomic segment from Deinococcus sp. YIM 77859 encodes:
- a CDS encoding MBL fold metallo-hydrolase, whose amino-acid sequence MSPRLTFLGTADSKGVPRFWCACPVCTDARAGGRNRRTRSAALIRGADPNGVPQTLLLDCGPDLHGQLARLPEPLVPDAVLISHAHNDHLLGLGDVLDYAASASGDGPTRGGVAPIAVYTPAEVLPQVAERFGYAFRHGAPVQVLPEEGLVTAGLRVRAFRVPHGANGYSYAFRLDRPGFAAAYVTDAIDIPQEVATRWLGDLDLLILGTSFADESAAAHAGRSVYDVREALALPWARSARRVYLTHLSHGVDVRALPLPVGWAFAQDGLELPLA is encoded by the coding sequence TTGAGCCCGCGTCTCACCTTCCTGGGCACCGCGGACAGCAAGGGCGTGCCGCGTTTCTGGTGTGCCTGCCCCGTCTGCACGGACGCCCGCGCCGGCGGCCGCAACCGCCGCACCCGCAGCGCCGCCCTCATTCGGGGCGCCGACCCGAACGGTGTCCCACAGACCCTGCTGCTCGACTGCGGTCCCGACCTGCATGGCCAGCTTGCGCGGCTGCCAGAGCCGCTTGTGCCGGATGCCGTACTGATCTCGCACGCGCACAACGATCACCTGCTGGGCCTGGGGGATGTGCTCGACTATGCCGCCTCCGCGAGCGGTGACGGACCGACAAGGGGTGGGGTGGCGCCCATTGCCGTCTACACGCCCGCTGAGGTCCTCCCGCAGGTGGCCGAGCGCTTCGGGTACGCCTTCCGGCACGGGGCGCCGGTCCAGGTCCTTCCCGAAGAGGGGCTGGTGACAGCGGGGCTGCGTGTTCGTGCCTTTCGGGTTCCGCACGGGGCGAACGGATACAGCTACGCCTTTCGCCTCGACCGTCCCGGGTTTGCGGCGGCCTACGTCACGGACGCCATCGACATTCCGCAGGAGGTGGCCACGCGCTGGTTGGGCGACCTCGACCTGCTCATTCTGGGGACGTCCTTTGCCGACGAGTCTGCCGCCGCACACGCCGGGCGCAGCGTGTACGACGTGCGCGAGGCGCTCGCCCTGCCCTGGGCCCGCTCGGCCCGCCGCGTCTACCTCACCCACCTTTCGCACGGCGTGGACGTGCGGGCGCTGCCGCTGCCGGTGGGCTGGGCCTTTGCGCAAGACGGGCTAGA